Proteins from a genomic interval of Hemicordylus capensis ecotype Gifberg chromosome 14, rHemCap1.1.pri, whole genome shotgun sequence:
- the LOC128337617 gene encoding ras-related and estrogen-regulated growth inhibitor-like protein has protein sequence MLVQLKTAFQQAGKMSEGALAKLEANILVIGAEKVGKSALTVRFLTRRFIGEYGNIESIYTHNVLMGSREVCFSIWDSVCPQTTGFQGCLNEKQLRWADGFIVVYSICDRASFHFARQQLQRIQQLKRKGGAEKAPVILVGNKRDLQHRRSVSSEEGRLLALSTDSGFFEISAAETYHGALVVFHELLDMVRDSRSSTRKAVGLRGIVRSMSAVFGRRRTE, from the exons ATGTTGGTGCAGCTGAAGACGGCTTTCCAGCAGGCCGGCAAGATGTCGGAAGGGGCCCTCGCTAAGCTGGAGGCGAATATCCTCGTCATCGGGGCCGAGAAAGTGGGGAAATCGG cctTGACAGTTCGGTTTCTGACTCGAAGGTTTATTGGCGAATATGGCAATATTG AATCAATTTACACCCACAATGTGTTGATGGGCAGCCGGGAGGTTTGCTTCAGCATCTGGGACTCTGTCTGCCCACAG ACGACCGGCTTCCAGGGCTGCCTGAATGAAAAACAGCTCCGGTGGGCAGACGGCTTCATCGTCGTCTACAGCATCTGTGACCGCGCCAGCTTCCATTTTGCCCGCCAGCAGCTCCAGCGGATCCAGCAGCTGAAGAGGAAGGGCGGGGCTGAGAAGGCGCCGGTCATCTTGGTGGGGAACAAGCGGGACCTGCAGCACCGCCGGAGCGTCTCCAGCGAGGAAGGCCGGCTCCTGGCACTTTCCACCGACTCGGGCTTTTTCGAGATCTCGGCCGCCGAGACCTACCACGGAGCCCTGGTGGTCTTCCACGAACTCCTCGACATGGTACGGGACTCTCGGAGTTCCACTCGGAAGGCCGTGGGCCTCCGGGGAATCGTACGCAGTATGTCCGCCGTCTTTGGGCGGAGGAGGACTGAATGA